The Candidatus Eremiobacteraceae bacterium region CGACGCCTAAACCTAAAGGCTCGCCGACGCCCTCCCCGTCGCCCACCATTCATCCGTCGCCCACGCCGATGCCCACGATGACGCCTGGCCCGATCGCACAGACGCACGTGCTCACGATGCAAGATGCGAGCGGCATCGACAGTCCAACGTATTCTTGGGGCCAGATGGCACAGTACGTCAGTTGGTCTGTAGTTGGCCCAGCGGACGATGCACCCGCTCAAGCGGCCGGCATCAAGACAATATTGTACACTGACCCAAATCGTGTCTACGAGGGCATGCCGGAGTATTCAAACGACGAGACCGAGTACGCACACGACTGCAGCAACAATCGGATCACGATCAACGATACGAAGCAGACGACGTACTTAACCGAGCCGACATCGTCGACCCTCTTGGGACTTTGGCAACAGCACGTCGCGTTCTACAATCAGATCGGCAACGCGCAATACAACATGGTATTCGAGGACACCCCGCTCGTCCACAATGTATCGGCACAGCCGTGCGGATACTTGCAGCCTTCGTGGCTCGCGAACCAAAACACGATGGGTACTGCGTTGAACTATCCGATCATATTCAATGGCCTCGGCAATTTGGCGAACGGCCCTGATCAGATGAGTCCGGCTATGGCGCTACTTCCCAGCAGCATCGGCGGCGAGATGGAAGGTTGCTATTCGAACTATGCCGGCGATCCGATGCCGAATCTACAAGTCTGGCACACGTTTGAAAACACCGAGATACAAGTGCTCGCATCAGGCAAACTGTTCGTCTGCCGCGGATTTGACAACACGCCAGACGTCTCGGCACAGGTCCAACGCCTCTACATGTACGGCTCGTTCCTGCTCACCTACGATCCGGCGCGCGCAGTCATTTCGCCAAAGTTCACCCCGGCCAACAGCGGTTTTTGGATCCAGCCGGAAAACCAGTTCGTGGCGCTTGATCCCGTCGTAATGCAACCGTCGAGCGTCGACCAGCTCAACGAAGGCACGAACGTCTATGGGCGTCAGTATCGGAACTGCTACTACGCGGGCCAATGGATAGGCGCGTGCGCAAGCATCGTAAATTCGGACCGACCGAATTTGTCACATCCGTTGCCGTGGACTGGCGTGTATCATCACACGCTCGTGCTCTCGGGCGGCGATATCCTCGACGGTGGCACTGCCACAACCAACGGTCCCGCGCCGCCTTCGGACATACAGGGCTCGTCCTCGATCATCGTCATACAATAAGCGATACAGGCGTTCAAGAGCGAGTCCGCGTTCGCGGGCTCGCTTGCTTTTTGAGCTGCATCGAATGAGTCCGGCCCCTCGGGCGCACTGGCCGCGCGCTTGCTTGATTGAAAAGCAAGCTGCATGTTTTTGGGACAGTCCTACGTATGAAAGTCCCAAGGAACATGTTCTCGCAATCGAAAGTTTTGAATGTCTTCTTCAATCGATTCGTGGTCCAAATCGATGAGCCCACAAATGCCTTGCATTCGTGACGCCGTGTTTTTTACAACAGCTTTGAGGTTGTAGCGCAATATGAAAAGAATCGTCCAACTGGCAGGCCTAGTTGCATGTGCAGCGGGCCTATCGCTTGTCGACTGCAGTTCCGCCGGGTCGCCGCATCCGGGAGGCCATCCTTCTTCGGCGCTCGGCGCGCGTGCGGGAGCGTTACGCGGTTCCTGGTCCTCGCTTCATGGCATGACCGCACCGAACCACGTCCTGACGTTTGATGTCTACGAACATGCCGGCGAAGTTGATCCGCAAGAGGCAGCACCGTATCTGGATTTCGCCGAGGTACAAGTTAGAGACGTCAACGCATTCGACGCCGCCGGCATCAAGACGCTGCTCTACACCGATCCGAACAGATCCCACAAGGGCACCCCGATGTATACGAACGATGAGTCCACGTTCGCGCACGACTGCTTAGGGAACCGGATCACGGTCGGCCACAGGCCTGTCGTCACCTACCAGATGGATCCGAGATCGCCCGATCTCGAACCACTGTGGGCCGGGTGGGTTAACAGCATCTTAGGCGGTGGATACAACTACACGTACATTTTCGAAGACGGCGCGAACAACATCCACAACACGAGTGCGACCCCGTGCGGCTATACCGAAGCGAGTTGGACCGCGGCTTCCAACGCGAACGATCTCGCGCTTGGCCAGACCATCATCTACAATGGCCTGGGTACGCTTGCCGATGGATGGGAAAATCCGCCGCCATCGATATTGCTTAATCCGACGACATTCGGCGGAAGTCTTGAAGGCTGCTACGGCAATGCCACCAATGACAATCCGCTGCCGAAGACCGCCGTGTGGCTCAACTACGAAACAAGCGAATTGACGATGGCCAACATTCAGAAGTCGTTCAATTGCCGCGGATTGAATTCGTTTCCGGCCGAGACTTCCATAGCGCGGCGAATGTACATGTACGCATCCTTTCTGCTCACCTACGATTTATCGTCGAGTAATATATCCGAGAAATTCACCACGCCGAGCCACTTGAGCGTCTTTCCGGAGGAAACCCTCGTCGCGCTCGACCCGTTGATATCATCGCCGGCTGACGTCAAGAAACTCAAAACCTCACATTGGACATACGGCCGTCAATACGGGGCATGTTATCTCTGGGGTCAATTAGTCGGAAGCTGTGCGACAGTGGTGAACGCGGACAACCCGAACGCATCGCATCCGTTCCCGTGGCCGGGAGTGTATAGTCATACATTTGTGATCAGCGGCGCGGGCGTCCTCGACGGTGGTACTGCAAACGTCACCGGTCCGGCGCCGCCTGCGATGGTTCCCGGTACGAGCGCGTTGATCGCGATTCAATAATACTGGCAGTGGTAGAAGGCGACGCCTTCCGCGTGCGGGTGTCGCTTTCATATATTCCTAGAGGCTTATCTATAGAGCTATGGAATAAAAAAGACCACTCGATATGCCGTCGGGCCTAATCGGTTCGGGACATTCGAGCCGTGCGCCGCTGCGGCGTACGCCGCTACAATAGGTCTAATGCAGTCACCTTCAGAGCCGATAGCTCCGTTCGCATCCATGGGCGCCCCGTCATCTCTTGTGGCGGCAGGCATGCATCGCGTGCCGGTCATCCACGTGCTCGACGGCGTCTTGCTCGGCAAGCAATATCTGTGGGGCAAGGAACAAGTCGTCAGCAATTTGATCCACGCGCAAGCGCGCAGTCCGCAATTCGTTCCAGAACTTGCGGTATTCTCACCGTGTCTCCTGAGCGATCTCATCGAAGCCGACGGATTTCCGGTCACGATACTCAGCGCCGGTTCATCGGGTTCGCCCTGGCGCGGATTGGGCGCGCTGATGCGCCACCTGCGCGCGAAGCCCACTGCCATTTTGCACACGCACGGCTTTAAGGCGAACGTCGTCGGCCGAATGGCGCGTGTGCTCGGTGCGCCGATGACCGGGATCGTCAGCACGTCGCACGGCTTTGACAATTCAGACACACGGCTGCAGTTCTACAACGCCATCGACCGCATGTCGAGCCCGGCCAGCGACGTCGTCACCATGCCCGACGAGACGATGCTTTCGGCATTTCCGCGCGCGGCCAATAAAAAATTCATTCCAAACGCGATCCCAGACCTTCCATTGCCCGACGCTGCCGAACGCGCGCGCGCACGCGAGCGATTTGGATGGACGGATAGCGATTTCGTCGCCGGAGCGATGGGAAGGCTGTCGGCGGAAAAAGGCATCCCGGAGTTCATTGAAGCCGCGTTATCAACCCATGCGCCATTGCGGTGGGCGGTAGCCGGTGTCGGTCCGTTGCAGGCCGACATCGAACGCTGCGATCCGTCGCGCATCCAAGCCGTCGGATACGTGTCGCCGTCCGACGACTACGTCACGGCGATCGACGTCTACGTGCAGTCGTCGCGCGGTGAGGGGCTGAGCCTGTCGCTGCTGCAGGCGATGCGCGCGGCCAAACCCATCGTCGCGACGCGCGTCAACGCCACCGAACTCGCTATTCGCGACGGCGTGGACGGCGTGCTCGTCGAGCCGTGTTCGGCCGGCGCGCTGGCGGAGGGCGTTGAAAAGATCCAATCGGACCGCGACCTCGCGCAACGCCTCGGCGCCTCGGCGCGGGCCCGGTTCTTGGAAAAATTCCGCATCCAACGGCAGGCCGAGGCATATGACGAACTTTATTCGCGCGTGTGCGCCGCACACGGTAGATCGGAGACCAGCGCCTCATGACAGATTGGAAGGTAGCGTTTAAAGACGCCATCACGCCGCTGTACCGCCCCGCCTACAATCATCTGCGATCGAAGATCATGATCGACAACTCGGGCGATTGGCGCGACACGCTCTTCGTGTCGACCGGTGGACGGACCGGCGGCACTTGGGTGTCGCAGCTCATCAACTTCGATCTCAGCTACCGGCTGATGTTCGAACCGGCGAGCCGCGAGTACCTCATGGTCCCGCCCGAACTCTTACCCATGCTACGGGATAACCGGCTGCAGTATAT contains the following coding sequences:
- a CDS encoding glycosyltransferase family 4 protein translates to MQSPSEPIAPFASMGAPSSLVAAGMHRVPVIHVLDGVLLGKQYLWGKEQVVSNLIHAQARSPQFVPELAVFSPCLLSDLIEADGFPVTILSAGSSGSPWRGLGALMRHLRAKPTAILHTHGFKANVVGRMARVLGAPMTGIVSTSHGFDNSDTRLQFYNAIDRMSSPASDVVTMPDETMLSAFPRAANKKFIPNAIPDLPLPDAAERARARERFGWTDSDFVAGAMGRLSAEKGIPEFIEAALSTHAPLRWAVAGVGPLQADIERCDPSRIQAVGYVSPSDDYVTAIDVYVQSSRGEGLSLSLLQAMRAAKPIVATRVNATELAIRDGVDGVLVEPCSAGALAEGVEKIQSDRDLAQRLGASARARFLEKFRIQRQAEAYDELYSRVCAAHGRSETSAS